In Streptomyces sp. DG2A-72, one genomic interval encodes:
- a CDS encoding NUDIX domain-containing protein → MSEIQTSVPNSAPDSHCSSCGTSYGGGVSGWPRTCPACGTMAYRNPLPVAVALQPVYDTRGTALVVITRTVAPARGGIALPGGYIDDREDWRQAVVRELKEETGIDAAGRDVRLVDAMSSPDGHLLLFGLLPERPAGVLPASAATDETEGWHLLRRPEELAFPLHTVAVRAWFEGRYI, encoded by the coding sequence GTGTCCGAAATTCAAACCTCCGTCCCCAACTCCGCGCCCGACTCGCACTGTTCGAGCTGCGGCACGTCCTACGGAGGGGGCGTCTCCGGCTGGCCCCGCACATGTCCGGCCTGCGGGACCATGGCCTACCGCAATCCGCTGCCGGTCGCCGTTGCTCTGCAACCCGTGTACGACACGAGGGGCACAGCCCTGGTCGTCATCACCCGGACCGTGGCACCCGCGCGAGGGGGCATCGCGTTGCCCGGCGGGTACATCGACGACCGGGAGGACTGGCGGCAGGCCGTCGTGCGCGAGCTCAAAGAGGAGACCGGCATCGACGCGGCCGGCCGCGACGTGCGGCTCGTCGACGCGATGAGTTCCCCCGACGGGCACCTGCTGCTCTTCGGTCTGCTGCCGGAACGCCCGGCCGGCGTCCTTCCGGCGTCCGCCGCCACGGACGAGACGGAGGGCTGGCACCTCCTGCGCAGGCCGGAGGAGCTGGCCTTCCCGCTGCACACCGTGGCCGTACGGGCGTGGTTCGAGGGCCGCTACATCTGA
- a CDS encoding Zn-ribbon domain-containing OB-fold protein — MVERWFTGDGDDFTLLGTRCTACTSVFFPREDSHCRNPGCPGGDLEEVPLSRRGRVWSYTDSRYRPPSPYVTDPELPWEPYALIAVELESERMVVLGQAVPGVTVADLAVGMEVEVVRGVLHEDAETVWTTWQWRPTGEAV, encoded by the coding sequence GTGGTCGAGCGATGGTTCACCGGCGACGGGGACGACTTCACACTTCTCGGCACGCGCTGTACGGCCTGCACCTCGGTCTTCTTCCCCCGCGAGGACTCGCACTGCCGCAACCCCGGCTGCCCGGGCGGCGATCTGGAGGAGGTCCCGCTGTCGCGGCGCGGGCGCGTCTGGTCGTACACGGACAGCCGATACCGGCCTCCGTCACCCTATGTGACCGATCCGGAACTTCCGTGGGAGCCGTACGCGTTGATCGCTGTGGAGCTGGAGAGCGAGCGGATGGTGGTGCTGGGACAGGCGGTTCCCGGGGTCACCGTCGCCGATCTGGCGGTGGGCATGGAGGTGGAGGTGGTCCGGGGCGTGCTCCATGAGGACGCGGAGACGGTCTGGACGACCTGGCAGTGGCGGCCGACGGGGGAGGCGGTATGA
- a CDS encoding lipid-transfer protein — MTGEVAVLGAGMHPWGKWGRSFVEYGTAAARAALADAGLEWRRVDSVVGADTVRGGYPGYVAGATFAKALGWQGARVASVYAACASGAQAVNTARAQILSGLADVVLVVGADAAPKGFFRPAGGDRPDDPDWLRFRVLGATNPTYFGMYARRRMAVHGDTPEDFAQVKVKNAAQGALNPYARYRKRVTAEEVAASAVVADPLRLLDICATSDGGAALVLCSMEFARCHGVTDPVRIRAVSTVTPRYPNTVLDLPDIATDSAATVEPAAETFRASIARAAYEEAGIGPEDLSLAEVYDLSTALELQWYEDLGLCGEGEAVKLLREGATALGGRIPVNASGGLASFGEAVPAQAIAQVCELTWQLRGDAGARQVAGAQVGITANQGLFGHGSAVIAAR; from the coding sequence ATGACGGGAGAGGTGGCGGTGCTCGGTGCGGGCATGCACCCCTGGGGCAAGTGGGGGCGCAGCTTCGTCGAGTACGGGACGGCGGCCGCCCGGGCGGCGCTCGCCGACGCGGGGCTGGAGTGGCGGCGGGTCGATTCGGTCGTCGGCGCGGACACGGTGCGTGGCGGCTATCCGGGGTATGTGGCGGGGGCGACGTTCGCCAAGGCGCTGGGCTGGCAGGGGGCCCGGGTCGCGAGCGTGTACGCGGCGTGCGCCTCCGGGGCCCAGGCCGTCAACACCGCGCGGGCGCAGATACTTTCCGGGCTCGCGGACGTGGTGCTCGTCGTGGGTGCCGATGCCGCCCCCAAGGGGTTCTTCCGACCCGCCGGCGGCGACCGGCCGGACGACCCCGACTGGCTGCGCTTCCGGGTCCTCGGCGCGACGAATCCGACGTACTTCGGGATGTACGCACGCCGCCGGATGGCTGTGCACGGGGACACACCGGAGGACTTCGCACAGGTCAAGGTGAAGAACGCGGCACAGGGGGCGCTCAATCCGTACGCGCGCTACCGCAAGCGGGTCACCGCGGAGGAGGTCGCCGCTTCGGCGGTCGTCGCCGATCCGCTGCGGCTGCTGGACATCTGCGCCACCTCGGACGGCGGGGCGGCGCTGGTGCTGTGCAGCATGGAGTTCGCGCGTTGCCACGGGGTGACGGATCCGGTGCGGATCCGGGCGGTGTCCACGGTCACGCCGCGCTATCCGAACACCGTGCTGGACCTGCCGGACATCGCGACCGACTCGGCGGCCACGGTGGAGCCCGCAGCGGAGACGTTCCGCGCGTCGATCGCGCGGGCTGCCTACGAGGAGGCCGGCATCGGGCCCGAGGATCTCTCCCTCGCCGAGGTCTACGACCTGTCCACCGCCCTGGAGTTGCAGTGGTACGAGGATCTCGGACTGTGCGGCGAGGGCGAGGCCGTGAAGCTGCTGCGGGAGGGCGCGACGGCGCTCGGCGGACGCATACCCGTGAACGCCAGTGGTGGTCTGGCCTCCTTCGGCGAGGCGGTCCCGGCTCAGGCGATCGCCCAAGTATGCGAGCTGACCTGGCAGTTGCGAGGGGACGCCGGTGCCCGGCAGGTCGCCGGGGCACAGGTGGGGATCACTGCGAACCAGGGCCTTTTCGGCCATGGTTCGGCAGTGATCGCGGCACGGTGA
- a CDS encoding GGDEF domain-containing protein: MHSWTDTLRFAFQPVVNLTTGGVAGLEILARPEAGDILAEARRDPELDGRLAVLAVRAAARKETMLPLHVNVFAGTLADLGGLTPLHAAVREAGRLPWEVTIDVVPPYTHVPQRALLEAVGSLRSQGFRISADGVGDGDVPLRLLTDLAPDLVKLDASLLSRPAAVRAMRTLCEQLGALLSVEGVETELQCAAALSAGAQLAQGVLFAPPARLPAADVYVPPRSPGVMVTPPSGPSVREFVRPAALLPATASAGQVRALLTGSPDVSGVLLVDRDGVPVRSLHRSRFLLSMSGRYGHALYADRPAAKLGDPPRTVGVDATAWEVLDVVAVGGSDRTSDDVAVVDRYGRCVGVVRLADLVRALAETRVEEAASLNPLTRLPGSDAITGEVDRRIADGRTFALSWLDVDHFKQVNDGAGFAAGDELIRSVGRALQHAASESIRVGHIGGDDFLVLADPEGLDPLAVSVLDAPWSAGGRAVTLSLATVLCMPGSVADHRQASACLAPLKKAAKSLSGASWVLGRAGVPGHEIRRGSGAGPAPAECAVVEPGRG, from the coding sequence GTGCACTCCTGGACGGATACTCTCCGCTTCGCCTTCCAACCCGTGGTCAATCTGACCACCGGCGGAGTCGCGGGCCTGGAGATACTCGCCCGCCCGGAGGCCGGCGACATCCTGGCCGAGGCCCGCCGCGATCCCGAACTCGACGGCAGACTGGCCGTGTTGGCGGTCCGCGCGGCGGCGCGCAAGGAGACGATGCTGCCGCTGCACGTCAACGTGTTCGCGGGCACCCTCGCCGATCTCGGCGGCCTCACCCCGCTGCATGCCGCCGTGCGTGAGGCCGGGAGGCTGCCGTGGGAGGTGACCATCGATGTGGTCCCGCCGTACACACATGTGCCGCAGCGGGCGCTGCTGGAGGCGGTGGGCTCGCTGCGGAGCCAGGGTTTCCGGATCAGTGCGGACGGCGTCGGGGACGGGGACGTACCGCTGCGGCTGCTCACCGATCTCGCGCCTGACCTGGTGAAGCTCGATGCGTCACTGCTGTCCCGGCCGGCGGCGGTGCGGGCGATGCGGACCTTGTGCGAGCAGTTGGGCGCGCTGCTGTCGGTGGAAGGCGTCGAGACCGAACTGCAGTGTGCGGCGGCGCTGTCGGCGGGTGCGCAGCTGGCGCAGGGCGTGCTGTTCGCGCCGCCGGCCCGGCTGCCGGCCGCGGACGTATACGTTCCGCCCCGCTCCCCCGGCGTCATGGTGACACCGCCTTCGGGCCCGTCGGTCCGGGAGTTCGTACGGCCCGCCGCGCTGTTGCCCGCCACCGCGTCCGCCGGCCAGGTGCGGGCGCTGCTGACCGGGTCGCCGGACGTGTCCGGGGTGCTGCTCGTGGACCGCGACGGAGTGCCGGTCCGCTCGCTGCACCGGTCCCGCTTCCTGCTGTCCATGTCGGGGCGCTATGGGCATGCCCTGTACGCCGACCGGCCCGCGGCCAAGCTGGGCGACCCGCCACGGACGGTGGGCGTCGACGCGACCGCCTGGGAGGTCCTGGACGTGGTCGCGGTCGGCGGCAGCGACCGGACGTCGGACGATGTCGCCGTCGTCGACCGCTACGGCCGGTGCGTGGGCGTCGTACGCCTGGCGGACCTGGTGCGGGCGCTGGCCGAGACCCGGGTCGAGGAAGCGGCGTCGCTCAATCCGCTGACGCGACTGCCCGGTTCGGATGCGATCACCGGTGAGGTGGACCGGCGGATCGCGGACGGGCGGACCTTCGCGCTGAGTTGGCTGGATGTCGACCACTTCAAACAGGTGAACGACGGGGCGGGATTCGCGGCGGGCGACGAATTGATCCGGTCGGTGGGCCGGGCTCTGCAGCATGCCGCGTCCGAGAGCATCCGGGTGGGCCATATCGGCGGGGACGACTTCCTGGTGCTCGCCGATCCGGAAGGGCTGGATCCGCTGGCCGTCTCCGTGCTGGACGCGCCCTGGTCCGCGGGCGGGCGAGCCGTCACGTTGTCCCTGGCCACGGTCCTGTGCATGCCGGGCAGCGTCGCGGACCACCGGCAGGCGTCCGCGTGCCTGGCGCCGCTCAAGAAGGCCGCGAAATCGTTGTCCGGGGCGAGTTGGGTGCTGGGCCGCGCGGGTGTGCCCGGACACGAGATCCGCCGCGGGTCGGGGGCCGGGCCCGCTCCGGCGGAGTGCGCGGTGGTGGAGCCGGGGAGGGGCTGA
- a CDS encoding MIP/aquaporin family protein, protein MSDGDIFVGEVIGTAILILFGAGVVAAVVLNYSKAKDAGWVVIAFGWGFGVMAGAYTAAPLSGGHLNPAVTLGIAIDTGDWDKVHLYVAGQMVGAFLGAILCWLVYFAQFQANAEEDKAQPTLGIFSTAPAIRNPVANLITEIIATVGLVLPILAFGLTKGLGESGTAILIVSFLVVGIGLSLGGPTGYAINPARDLGPRIVHALLPIPNKGTSDWGYAWIPVVGPLIGGALSGVIFNAAF, encoded by the coding sequence ATGAGCGACGGAGACATATTCGTTGGCGAAGTCATCGGTACCGCGATCCTGATTCTCTTCGGCGCCGGAGTGGTCGCCGCTGTCGTACTGAACTACTCCAAGGCCAAGGACGCCGGCTGGGTCGTCATCGCCTTCGGCTGGGGCTTCGGTGTGATGGCCGGGGCGTACACCGCCGCACCGCTGTCCGGTGGGCACCTCAATCCCGCCGTGACCCTCGGGATCGCCATCGACACCGGGGACTGGGACAAGGTCCACCTCTATGTCGCCGGGCAGATGGTCGGCGCCTTCCTCGGCGCGATCCTGTGCTGGCTCGTCTATTTCGCGCAGTTCCAGGCCAACGCCGAGGAGGACAAGGCGCAGCCGACGCTCGGGATCTTCTCCACGGCACCCGCGATCCGCAATCCGGTGGCCAACCTCATCACCGAGATCATCGCGACCGTCGGTCTGGTGCTGCCCATCCTGGCGTTCGGCCTGACCAAGGGGCTCGGTGAGTCCGGTACCGCGATTCTGATCGTCTCGTTCCTGGTGGTCGGCATCGGTCTGTCGCTCGGCGGTCCCACCGGGTACGCCATCAACCCGGCCCGTGACCTGGGCCCGCGCATCGTCCACGCGCTGCTCCCGATCCCCAACAAGGGCACCTCGGACTGGGGTTACGCGTGGATTCCGGTAGTGGGTCCGCTCATCGGCGGGGCGCTGTCCGGGGTGATCTTCAACGCAGCGTTCTGA
- the glpK gene encoding glycerol kinase GlpK, protein MTDKFVAAIDQGTTSSRCIIFNQDGAIVAVDQREHRQIFPKPGWVEHDATEIWSKVQAVVAGAIAKAGLRADQLSALGITNQRETTVLWDRATGKPVHNAIVWQDTRTAALCNQLGGSDGQDRFREQTGLPLASYFSGPKAAWLLDNVPGLRARAEHGEIAFGTIDSWLIWNLTGGTDGGHHVTDVTNAGRTMLMNLETLQWNPSILSAMNVPEAVLPEIKSSAEVYGTAVGQLSGVPVASALGDQQAAVFGQACYDVGTAKNTYGTGSFLLLNTGNRPVPSKSGLLTTMGYKIGSEAPVYCLEGSIAITGALVQWFRDQLGIIRTADEIEPLAASVDDNGGAYIVPAFSGLFAPYWRSDARGVVTGLTRYVTKAHLARAVLEATSWQTREVVDAMFQDSGVHITTLKVDGGMTKNNLLMQHQADVLGVPVIRPKVSETTCLGAAYAAGLATGVWNDLDELKAHWQRDVEWTPAMEASVRDREYHNWRKAVEKSFGWLEDGES, encoded by the coding sequence ATGACGGACAAGTTCGTCGCCGCAATCGACCAGGGCACCACCTCGAGCCGCTGCATCATCTTCAACCAGGACGGCGCGATCGTCGCCGTCGACCAGCGTGAGCACCGCCAGATCTTCCCCAAGCCCGGCTGGGTGGAGCACGACGCCACCGAGATCTGGTCCAAGGTGCAGGCCGTGGTCGCCGGCGCGATCGCCAAGGCAGGGCTGCGTGCCGACCAGCTCAGCGCGCTCGGCATCACCAACCAGCGGGAGACCACGGTCCTGTGGGACCGGGCGACGGGCAAGCCCGTGCACAACGCCATCGTCTGGCAGGACACGCGCACCGCCGCCCTGTGCAACCAACTCGGCGGCTCGGACGGGCAGGACCGTTTCCGCGAGCAGACCGGACTGCCGCTGGCCAGCTACTTCTCCGGGCCCAAGGCGGCCTGGCTGCTGGACAACGTGCCGGGCCTGCGCGCACGTGCGGAACACGGCGAGATCGCCTTCGGCACCATCGACTCCTGGCTCATCTGGAACCTCACCGGCGGCACCGACGGAGGGCACCACGTCACCGACGTCACCAACGCCGGACGCACGATGCTGATGAACCTCGAAACCCTTCAGTGGAACCCGTCGATCCTTTCCGCGATGAACGTGCCCGAGGCCGTGCTGCCCGAGATCAAGTCGTCCGCCGAGGTGTACGGAACCGCCGTCGGGCAGCTCTCCGGCGTCCCCGTCGCCTCGGCGCTGGGCGACCAGCAGGCAGCAGTGTTCGGCCAGGCCTGCTACGACGTCGGCACCGCGAAGAACACCTACGGCACCGGCAGCTTCCTGCTGCTCAACACCGGCAACCGGCCGGTGCCGTCGAAGAGCGGGCTGCTGACGACGATGGGCTACAAGATCGGCAGTGAGGCGCCCGTCTACTGCCTGGAGGGGTCCATCGCGATAACGGGCGCACTCGTGCAGTGGTTCCGCGACCAGCTCGGCATCATCCGCACCGCCGACGAGATCGAGCCCCTGGCGGCCAGCGTCGATGACAACGGGGGCGCGTACATCGTCCCCGCGTTCTCCGGCCTGTTCGCGCCGTACTGGCGTTCCGACGCGCGCGGAGTCGTCACCGGGCTCACCCGGTACGTCACGAAGGCACACCTCGCGCGTGCGGTGCTGGAGGCGACGAGCTGGCAGACGCGGGAGGTCGTGGACGCCATGTTCCAGGACTCAGGGGTGCACATCACGACCCTGAAGGTGGACGGCGGCATGACCAAGAACAACCTGCTGATGCAGCACCAGGCGGATGTCCTGGGGGTGCCCGTGATCCGGCCCAAGGTCTCCGAGACGACCTGCCTGGGCGCCGCGTACGCGGCCGGGCTGGCCACCGGGGTGTGGAACGACCTCGACGAGCTCAAGGCGCACTGGCAGCGGGACGTCGAGTGGACGCCGGCGATGGAGGCGTCGGTGCGGGACCGCGAGTACCACAACTGGCGCAAGGCCGTGGAGAAGAGCTTCGGCTGGCTGGAGGACGGCGAGAGCTAG
- a CDS encoding ATP/GTP-binding protein: MIFGRSERGKPPVEPVTLKILVAGGFGVGKTTLVGAVSEIRPLRTEELLTEAGRPVDDTSGVEGKHTTTVAMDFGRITLREDLVLYLFGTPGQERFWFMWDELSEGSLGAVVLADTRRLEDSFAAVDYFERRSIPFVVGVNCFEGAARYPEDDVRQALDLDDHVPLVLCDARDRESVKEVLIGVVQHAMAYAAERRQTVTT, translated from the coding sequence ATGATCTTCGGGCGTTCTGAGCGCGGCAAGCCCCCGGTCGAGCCCGTCACGCTCAAGATCCTGGTGGCCGGCGGCTTCGGCGTGGGCAAGACCACCCTCGTCGGTGCGGTCAGTGAGATCAGGCCACTGCGCACCGAGGAACTGCTCACGGAGGCCGGACGCCCGGTCGACGACACGAGCGGCGTGGAGGGCAAGCACACCACGACCGTCGCGATGGACTTCGGGCGCATCACCTTGCGCGAGGACCTGGTGCTGTATCTCTTCGGCACGCCCGGTCAGGAGCGGTTCTGGTTCATGTGGGACGAGCTCTCCGAGGGCTCGCTCGGCGCGGTCGTCCTGGCCGACACCCGGCGCCTGGAGGACTCCTTCGCCGCCGTCGACTACTTCGAGCGGCGCTCCATACCCTTCGTCGTCGGCGTCAACTGCTTCGAGGGAGCCGCCCGTTACCCGGAGGACGACGTACGCCAGGCACTCGACCTCGACGACCACGTACCCCTGGTGTTGTGCGACGCCCGCGACCGGGAGTCCGTCAAGGAGGTTCTCATCGGCGTGGTCCAGCACGCCATGGCGTACGCGGCGGAGCGCCGCCAGACGGTCACCACCTGA
- a CDS encoding hydantoinase B/oxoprolinase family protein has protein sequence MTTGWQFWVDRGGTFTDIVARRPDGRLLTHKLLSDNPARYADAAVAGVRELLDGSHAPVEAVRMGTTVATNALLERKGERTLLVITRGFRDALRIAYQNRPRIFARRIELPELLYERVIEVDERIAADGTVLRAPDLDALAGLLQEAYDDGIRAMAVVCMHSHLHPAHEQAVGELAARIGFSQISLSSEVSPLMKLVPRGDTAVVDAYLSPVLRRYVQHVADELEGVRLMFMQSNGGLAEAGQFRGKDAILSGPAGGIVGMARMSQLAGFDRVIGFDMGGTSTDVSHFAGEYERVFTTQIAGVRLRAPMLDIHTVAAGGGSVLHFDGSRYRVGPDSAGADPGPACYRGGGPLAVTDANVMLGRIQPAHFPKVFGPVGDQPLDDALVRDRFAALAREIREQTGDDRTPEQVAEGYLQIAVANIANAVKRISVQKGHDVTRYALTTFGGAGGQHACMVADSLGIRTVLVPPMAGVLSALGIGLADTTAMREQSVEASLEPASMPAVLKTADDLEGAARAELLAEDIPEDRIRITRRAQLRYDGTDTTLTVELTEPDTMQHAFEERHRATYSFTLDRPVVVEALSVEATGITEPPDLSALAPIAAAPDGRSAAPDTVRLHTGGAWRDVPLHRRENLSPGETVTGPAIITEASATTVVDDGWRAATTDDGHLVMERAVITQSSGLGTEADPVLLEVFNNLFMSIAEQMGARLESTAQSVNIKERLDFSCALFDPDGNLVANAPHIPVHLGSMGTSVKEVIQRRGSGMRPGDTYAVNDPYHGGTHLPDVTVITPVFDTEDTEDTADTESNRILFYVASRGHHAEIGGIAPGSMPANSRTIEEEGILFDNWLLAERGRFREAETLRLLTEAPYPSRNPKTNLADLRAQIAANQKGVDEVARMIENFGLDVVQAYMKHVQDNAEEAVRRVIDALDDGEYAYETDSGAVIRVSVRVDRTNRSATVDFTGTSPQLDSNFNAPFAVVNAAVLYVFRTLVADDIPLNDGCLRPLDIVVPSASMLAPEPPAAVVAGNVETSQAITGALYAALGVQAEGSGTMNNVTFGNERHQYYETVASGSGAGDGFPGATVVQTHMTNSRLTDPEVLEWRLPVQLEEFAVRRDSGGAGRWHGGDGAVRRIRFHEPMTVSTLSQHRRVPPYGMAGGEPGALGANRVERADGTVSALGASDATDVVPGDVLVVETPGGGGYGPPSPDPHQAGEEIDDLRAF, from the coding sequence GTGACGACGGGCTGGCAGTTCTGGGTCGACCGAGGCGGCACCTTCACGGATATCGTCGCGCGACGCCCCGACGGCCGGCTCCTCACCCATAAGCTCCTGTCCGACAACCCCGCGCGCTATGCCGACGCGGCAGTCGCCGGCGTACGCGAACTGCTGGACGGCTCCCATGCCCCCGTCGAGGCCGTCCGGATGGGGACGACCGTGGCCACCAACGCCCTCCTGGAACGCAAGGGCGAGCGCACGCTCCTGGTCATCACCCGTGGCTTCCGCGACGCCCTGCGCATCGCCTACCAGAACCGCCCCCGCATCTTCGCCCGCCGCATCGAACTCCCCGAGCTGCTCTATGAGCGGGTCATCGAGGTCGACGAGCGCATCGCCGCCGACGGCACCGTCCTGCGCGCTCCCGACCTGGACGCCCTCGCCGGGCTCCTCCAGGAGGCGTACGACGACGGGATCCGGGCCATGGCCGTGGTCTGCATGCACAGCCACCTCCACCCCGCCCACGAACAAGCCGTCGGCGAATTGGCCGCCCGTATCGGCTTCTCGCAGATCTCGCTGTCCAGCGAGGTCAGCCCGCTGATGAAGCTCGTCCCGCGCGGCGACACCGCCGTCGTCGACGCCTACCTGTCGCCCGTGCTGCGCCGCTACGTCCAGCATGTCGCCGACGAACTCGAAGGCGTGCGGCTGATGTTCATGCAGTCCAACGGCGGGCTCGCGGAAGCCGGTCAGTTCCGCGGCAAGGACGCCATCCTGTCCGGGCCCGCCGGCGGCATCGTCGGCATGGCCCGCATGTCGCAACTGGCCGGCTTCGACCGGGTCATCGGCTTCGACATGGGCGGCACCTCCACGGACGTCTCGCACTTCGCGGGCGAGTACGAACGCGTCTTCACCACGCAGATCGCGGGAGTCCGGCTGCGCGCTCCCATGCTGGACATCCACACCGTCGCGGCCGGCGGCGGCTCGGTCCTTCACTTCGACGGCTCCCGCTACCGCGTAGGGCCGGACTCGGCGGGAGCGGACCCGGGGCCTGCCTGCTACCGGGGTGGCGGTCCGCTTGCCGTCACCGACGCCAACGTCATGCTCGGCCGCATCCAACCCGCCCATTTCCCCAAGGTGTTCGGCCCCGTCGGCGACCAGCCCCTTGACGACGCGCTCGTCCGCGACCGGTTCGCCGCCCTCGCCCGGGAGATCCGGGAGCAGACCGGCGACGACCGCACACCGGAGCAGGTCGCCGAGGGTTACCTGCAGATCGCCGTCGCCAACATCGCCAACGCGGTCAAGCGGATCTCCGTCCAGAAGGGCCACGACGTCACCCGCTACGCCCTCACCACTTTCGGTGGTGCGGGAGGCCAGCACGCGTGCATGGTCGCCGACTCGCTCGGCATCCGCACCGTCCTCGTGCCGCCCATGGCGGGCGTGCTCTCCGCGCTCGGCATCGGCCTCGCCGACACCACCGCCATGCGCGAACAGTCCGTCGAGGCATCCCTGGAGCCCGCCTCCATGCCCGCCGTCCTCAAGACCGCCGACGACCTGGAGGGCGCCGCCCGCGCCGAACTCCTCGCCGAGGACATCCCCGAGGACCGCATCCGGATCACCCGCCGCGCCCAGCTCCGCTACGACGGCACCGACACCACCCTCACCGTCGAGCTCACCGAGCCCGACACGATGCAGCACGCCTTCGAAGAACGTCATCGCGCCACGTACTCCTTCACGCTCGACCGCCCGGTCGTCGTCGAAGCCCTCTCCGTAGAAGCCACCGGCATCACCGAACCCCCCGATCTCTCCGCTCTCGCCCCGATCGCAGCCGCCCCTGACGGCCGCTCCGCCGCGCCGGACACCGTTCGCCTCCACACGGGCGGCGCCTGGCGCGACGTACCCCTCCACCGCCGCGAGAACCTGTCCCCCGGCGAAACCGTCACCGGCCCCGCGATCATCACCGAGGCCAGTGCGACGACCGTCGTGGACGACGGCTGGCGGGCCGCGACGACCGACGACGGGCATCTGGTCATGGAACGCGCGGTGATTACGCAGAGTTCCGGTCTCGGCACAGAAGCTGATCCCGTTCTGCTCGAGGTCTTCAACAACCTCTTCATGTCGATCGCCGAACAGATGGGCGCCCGGCTGGAGTCCACCGCCCAGTCCGTCAACATCAAGGAGCGCCTGGACTTCTCCTGCGCTCTCTTCGACCCGGACGGAAACCTGGTGGCCAACGCCCCCCACATCCCCGTCCACCTGGGCTCGATGGGCACCAGTGTCAAGGAGGTCATCCAGCGGCGCGGCTCCGGGATGCGCCCCGGCGACACCTACGCCGTCAACGACCCTTACCACGGCGGCACCCACCTCCCCGACGTCACCGTGATCACCCCGGTCTTCGACACCGAGGACACCGAGGACACCGCGGACACGGAGAGCAACCGGATCCTCTTCTACGTCGCCTCCCGCGGCCACCATGCCGAGATCGGCGGCATCGCGCCCGGCTCCATGCCCGCCAACAGCCGCACCATCGAAGAGGAAGGGATCCTCTTCGACAACTGGCTGCTCGCCGAGAGGGGCCGCTTCCGCGAGGCGGAGACCCTCCGCCTCCTCACCGAGGCGCCCTATCCCTCCCGGAACCCGAAGACCAACCTCGCCGACCTGCGCGCCCAGATCGCCGCCAACCAGAAGGGCGTCGACGAAGTCGCCCGCATGATCGAGAACTTCGGCCTCGATGTCGTCCAGGCGTACATGAAGCACGTCCAGGACAACGCGGAGGAGGCCGTACGACGGGTCATCGACGCGCTGGACGACGGCGAGTACGCCTACGAGACCGACTCGGGGGCCGTCATCAGGGTCAGCGTGCGCGTCGACCGTACAAACCGGTCCGCGACCGTCGACTTCACCGGAACCTCCCCCCAGCTGGACTCCAACTTCAACGCACCCTTCGCGGTCGTCAACGCGGCTGTCCTGTACGTCTTCCGTACTCTGGTCGCCGACGACATCCCCCTCAACGACGGCTGTCTGCGCCCCCTCGACATCGTGGTGCCGTCCGCCTCGATGCTCGCCCCCGAGCCGCCGGCCGCCGTGGTCGCCGGCAACGTGGAGACCTCGCAGGCGATCACCGGCGCGCTCTATGCCGCACTCGGCGTCCAGGCAGAGGGCTCCGGCACCATGAACAACGTCACCTTCGGCAACGAGCGGCACCAGTACTACGAGACCGTCGCCTCCGGATCCGGTGCGGGCGACGGCTTCCCCGGGGCGACCGTCGTGCAGACCCACATGACCAACTCGCGACTCACCGACCCGGAAGTCCTGGAGTGGCGACTGCCCGTCCAGCTCGAGGAGTTCGCCGTCCGGCGTGACAGCGGAGGCGCCGGACGCTGGCACGGCGGCGACGGAGCGGTGCGCCGCATCCGGTTCCACGAGCCGATGACCGTCTCCACGCTCTCCCAGCACCGCAGGGTCCCGCCGTACGGCATGGCCGGCGGCGAACCGGGCGCGCTGGGCGCCAACCGAGTCGAGCGCGCGGACGGTACGGTCAGCGCACTGGGCGCAAGCGATGCGACGGACGTCGTCCCGGGCGACGTACTCGTCGTCGAAACCCCAGGCGGCGGAGGCTACGGACCGCCGTCCCCCGACCCCCATCAAGCAGGAGAAGAGATCGATGATCTTCGGGCGTTCTGA
- a CDS encoding thioesterase family protein — MRPEWIDYNGHMSEAYYVLVFGFATDALMEHTGLDAAYRERTGCSLYTAESHVRYLREVPEGAQLGVRTRVLGAAGKKARFTHEMYVVEEPRAEPDPVATIELLMLHVDQGAGRAVPFPAEVRERLAALAEEPPGWAGRSIGPVVTEPGAR; from the coding sequence GTGCGCCCCGAGTGGATCGACTACAACGGGCACATGAGCGAGGCGTACTACGTCCTCGTCTTCGGCTTCGCCACGGACGCGTTGATGGAGCATACGGGGCTGGACGCCGCGTACCGCGAGCGCACCGGCTGCTCGCTCTACACGGCCGAGTCACACGTCCGCTACCTGCGGGAGGTACCGGAGGGTGCCCAGCTCGGCGTACGCACGCGCGTGCTGGGAGCGGCCGGGAAGAAGGCACGGTTCACGCATGAGATGTACGTCGTCGAGGAACCGCGAGCGGAGCCCGACCCGGTCGCCACGATCGAGCTGCTGATGCTGCACGTCGATCAGGGGGCGGGTCGCGCCGTACCGTTCCCGGCCGAGGTCCGCGAGCGCCTCGCGGCGCTCGCGGAGGAGCCGCCCGGATGGGCGGGCCGGTCGATCGGACCGGTGGTCACAGAGCCCGGAGCCCGTTGA